Proteins found in one Actinokineospora alba genomic segment:
- a CDS encoding DUF6541 family protein, with protein MLTNAGLLCLVLTTLLVVPGLLVGVSAGLRGWVLLGTAPVLTYGVVSLGAPLAPTLLGGWSVWALLAVTAVVCAVVFAARLVGRRWFPMSAGDELPRWSLIHHAGVVAALAIAAGVGLLVTSRSTAGFTGVHQFWDAIFHANSVRFIAETGESAPSALRAVNDPFNQNFFYPNSFHVLVATALQVTAGTVPQLLNLQSGLLAFVFALSMVGVLRAAKARPALIAATALLAGTFTSFPYALEFFGPVWPFAVGVAVIPGFVALFVALLDRRDPALILITALAATGLVTLHPSVALSAAVFCGVYVLQRWIQARRVPLPELVAVGVMGVLAAARALPELLKAASMATASGFDWPTYGTPGAVLGMVLFQNYETALPQWWLVAALVAGVVGLRRLRDLGWWLVGGLVFIVLFVLAASYEGPTVALLTGPWWNDRWRFAALCTLPLLLVAANGLVVARDFLTRVTARWTKRDDVIVRSLALGVVVVALAGLTNAFYIGRNTTFIKPAYGAQAGTMTPPKQAAIEELGKVVPDKGVVMNDPTDGSAWMWALEDVHPVFGHVFSGRPDPKSAGADRVELWERFDELDTDTEVQAIVRKLGITHVFFTDDRVYGARGAAPGLDDLDEARSLKLVFAEGSSRVYEVTLDQPRPQQRPGG; from the coding sequence ATGCTTACCAATGCCGGCCTGCTGTGTCTGGTGTTGACGACCCTGCTGGTCGTCCCGGGCCTCCTGGTCGGCGTCTCGGCGGGCCTGCGCGGCTGGGTGCTGCTCGGCACGGCCCCGGTGCTCACCTACGGCGTGGTCTCGCTCGGCGCGCCGCTGGCTCCCACGCTGCTGGGCGGCTGGTCGGTCTGGGCGCTGCTCGCCGTCACCGCCGTGGTGTGCGCGGTCGTGTTCGCGGCCCGGCTCGTGGGCAGGCGATGGTTCCCGATGTCCGCGGGCGACGAACTGCCGCGGTGGAGCTTGATCCACCACGCGGGCGTGGTCGCCGCGCTGGCCATCGCAGCGGGCGTCGGCCTGCTCGTCACGTCGCGCTCGACAGCGGGCTTCACCGGCGTGCACCAGTTCTGGGACGCGATCTTCCACGCCAACTCGGTCCGGTTCATCGCCGAGACCGGCGAGTCGGCCCCCTCCGCGCTGCGCGCGGTCAACGACCCGTTCAACCAGAACTTCTTCTACCCGAACAGCTTCCACGTGCTGGTCGCGACGGCGCTGCAGGTCACCGCGGGCACCGTCCCGCAGCTGCTCAACCTGCAGTCCGGGCTGCTCGCGTTCGTCTTCGCCCTGTCGATGGTCGGCGTCCTGCGGGCCGCGAAGGCCCGCCCCGCCCTGATCGCGGCGACCGCCCTGCTGGCGGGCACGTTCACCAGCTTCCCGTACGCCCTGGAGTTCTTCGGCCCGGTCTGGCCGTTCGCCGTCGGGGTCGCGGTCATCCCCGGTTTCGTCGCGCTGTTCGTCGCGCTGCTCGACCGGCGTGACCCCGCCCTCATCCTGATCACCGCCCTGGCCGCGACCGGGCTCGTCACCCTGCACCCCAGCGTCGCTCTGTCGGCAGCGGTGTTCTGCGGGGTCTACGTGCTGCAGCGCTGGATCCAGGCCCGCCGGGTGCCGCTGCCGGAGCTGGTCGCGGTCGGCGTCATGGGCGTGCTCGCGGCGGCGAGGGCCCTCCCGGAGCTGCTCAAAGCGGCGAGCATGGCCACCGCCTCCGGGTTCGACTGGCCGACGTACGGCACCCCCGGCGCCGTGCTGGGCATGGTCCTGTTCCAGAACTACGAGACCGCGCTTCCGCAGTGGTGGCTGGTCGCCGCGCTGGTCGCGGGCGTCGTGGGGCTGCGCAGGCTGCGCGACCTCGGCTGGTGGCTCGTCGGCGGCCTTGTCTTCATCGTCCTGTTCGTCCTCGCGGCCTCGTACGAGGGGCCGACGGTCGCCCTGCTGACCGGTCCGTGGTGGAACGACCGCTGGCGCTTCGCCGCGCTGTGCACGCTTCCGCTGCTGCTGGTCGCGGCCAACGGCCTGGTCGTGGCGCGCGACTTCCTCACCCGGGTCACCGCGCGCTGGACCAAGCGCGATGACGTGATCGTGCGCAGTCTCGCCCTCGGCGTCGTCGTCGTCGCGCTCGCCGGCCTGACCAACGCGTTCTACATCGGCCGCAACACGACCTTCATCAAGCCGGCGTACGGCGCGCAGGCCGGGACGATGACGCCGCCCAAGCAGGCGGCGATCGAGGAACTCGGCAAGGTCGTGCCCGACAAGGGCGTGGTCATGAACGACCCGACGGACGGCTCGGCGTGGATGTGGGCGCTGGAGGACGTGCACCCGGTCTTCGGCCACGTGTTCAGCGGGCGTCCCGACCCGAAGTCGGCGGGTGCCGACCGGGTCGAGCTGTGGGAGCGCTTCGACGAACTGGACACCGACACCGAGGTCCAGGCCATCGTCCGCAAACTCGGCATCACCCACGTCTTCTTCACCGACGACCGCGTCTACGGCGCCCGGGGCGCCGCTCCCGGCCTCGACGATCTGGACGAGGCCCGGTCGCTGAAGCTGGTCTTCGCGGAGGGCTCGTCCCGGGTCTACGAGGTCACCTTGGACCAGCCGCGGCCCCAGCAGCGCCCGGGCGGCTGA
- a CDS encoding glycosyltransferase family 2 protein → MSNEFSGRALIVVPAWNEEAAVAETVREIYAAVPAADVLVVDDGSSDRTVECAREAGALVLELPFNLGVGGAMRAGFRYALRHNYDVAVQVDADGQHDPSEIPDLLAGLAHADIVIGARFAERGAYQVRGPRKWAMVVLSKVLSLLAKTRLTDTTSGFKATGRRALPLFAEHYPVEYLGDTIESLVIALRSGCVVTQVPAHMRPRRAGNPSHSPWKATVYLFRAGFALLLALVRRWDTTVKQAVPMAAPPAAEKRMSS, encoded by the coding sequence GTGTCTAACGAGTTCTCCGGCCGTGCACTCATCGTCGTGCCGGCCTGGAACGAAGAGGCCGCCGTCGCCGAGACGGTGCGCGAGATCTACGCCGCCGTTCCCGCCGCCGACGTCCTCGTGGTCGACGACGGGTCCAGCGACCGGACTGTGGAGTGCGCCCGGGAGGCCGGGGCGCTCGTCCTCGAACTGCCCTTCAACCTCGGTGTCGGTGGTGCGATGCGCGCGGGCTTCCGCTACGCGCTGCGCCACAACTACGACGTCGCGGTGCAGGTCGACGCGGACGGGCAGCACGATCCCAGCGAGATCCCGGACCTGCTCGCGGGCCTGGCGCACGCGGACATCGTCATCGGCGCCCGGTTCGCCGAGCGCGGCGCGTACCAGGTCCGAGGCCCGCGCAAGTGGGCGATGGTCGTGCTGTCGAAGGTGCTCTCGCTGCTGGCCAAGACCCGGCTCACCGACACGACCTCCGGCTTCAAGGCGACCGGCCGCCGCGCGCTGCCGCTGTTCGCCGAGCACTACCCCGTCGAGTACCTCGGCGACACGATCGAATCGCTGGTCATCGCGCTCCGCTCGGGCTGCGTGGTGACCCAGGTGCCCGCGCACATGCGGCCGCGCCGCGCGGGCAACCCGAGCCACAGCCCGTGGAAGGCCACGGTGTACCTGTTCCGCGCCGGGTTCGCCCTGCTGCTGGCCCTGGTGCGCCGCTGGGACACCACGGTCAAACAGGCCGTCCCGATGGCCGCGCCGCCCGCCGCCGAGAAGAGGATGTCGTCGTGA
- a CDS encoding DUF2304 domain-containing protein — MSAYIVALIGSVLILLGIFELLRRRQLSEKYAVLWLVVGVTLLVVTIFPGLLGVLSRAAGVEIASNLLFFVAIVFLVGVALHLSWEVSRLEDETRKLAEDLAILRLDVDEHVKRTTSGPDGKS; from the coding sequence GTGAGCGCCTATATCGTCGCCCTCATCGGCAGCGTGCTGATCCTGCTCGGCATCTTCGAGCTGCTGCGCAGGCGTCAGCTCAGCGAGAAGTACGCCGTGCTGTGGCTGGTCGTCGGCGTGACCCTGCTCGTCGTGACGATCTTCCCGGGCCTGCTGGGCGTGCTGAGTCGGGCCGCGGGCGTGGAGATCGCGTCCAACCTGCTGTTCTTCGTCGCGATCGTGTTCCTCGTCGGGGTCGCCCTGCACCTGTCGTGGGAGGTCTCCCGGCTCGAGGACGAGACCCGCAAGCTCGCCGAGGACCTGGCGATCCTGCGCCTCGACGTCGACGAGCACGTCAAGCGGACGACGTCCGGCCCGGACGGAAAGTCCTAG
- a CDS encoding glycosyltransferase family 2 protein, translated as MTDSRLPRVSAIVLAWKSEPWLRRSVTALLGSEKVDLDVVLVDNGCTDDDVEVLAQLPGVTVVRPGRNLGYSGGNNAGVAVAEGDYVALINGDAIVEPNTVARLVEELARPDVGIAAAGVRLAENPALLNSSGNMVHVLGISWVGGLGEPETRTAPTEVAGAMGAGLVTTREHWDRLGGFFEQYFAYHEDADLSIRTWRLGLKVVNVPDAVVVHRYEFSRNTEKFYLVERNRLIFVTTLWSARALLLLAPALFALELAMLALALKEGWAKDKVRGWVWLWRNRAVLRERRALVRGMQTIPDSEWMRVLTPRLDTPLIQVPAVILRPLNAVTTAYWKLIRRFV; from the coding sequence GTGACGGACAGTCGACTGCCCCGGGTGAGCGCGATCGTGCTGGCCTGGAAGTCCGAGCCGTGGCTGCGCCGCAGCGTGACCGCGCTGCTCGGGTCGGAGAAGGTCGACCTGGACGTGGTGCTCGTCGACAACGGGTGCACCGACGACGACGTCGAGGTGCTGGCCCAGTTGCCCGGCGTCACCGTCGTGCGGCCGGGGCGCAACCTCGGCTACTCGGGTGGGAACAACGCGGGCGTAGCCGTCGCCGAAGGGGACTACGTCGCCTTGATCAACGGTGACGCGATCGTCGAGCCGAACACCGTCGCGCGGCTCGTCGAGGAACTCGCGCGGCCCGACGTCGGCATCGCCGCGGCGGGTGTACGGCTCGCGGAGAACCCGGCGCTGCTCAACTCCAGCGGGAACATGGTCCACGTGCTCGGCATCAGCTGGGTCGGCGGACTCGGCGAGCCGGAGACGCGGACCGCCCCGACCGAGGTGGCGGGCGCGATGGGCGCCGGTCTCGTCACCACCCGCGAACACTGGGACCGCCTCGGCGGGTTCTTCGAGCAGTACTTCGCCTACCACGAGGACGCCGACCTCTCGATCCGCACGTGGCGGCTCGGTCTCAAGGTCGTCAACGTCCCCGACGCGGTCGTCGTGCACCGGTACGAGTTCTCGCGCAACACCGAGAAGTTCTACCTGGTGGAGCGCAACCGCCTGATCTTCGTGACCACGCTGTGGAGCGCCCGCGCGCTCCTGCTGCTCGCCCCGGCGCTGTTCGCCCTGGAACTGGCCATGCTCGCCTTGGCGCTCAAGGAGGGCTGGGCCAAGGACAAGGTCCGCGGCTGGGTGTGGCTCTGGCGCAACCGGGCCGTGCTCCGCGAGCGCCGCGCGCTGGTCCGCGGGATGCAGACCATCCCGGACAGCGAGTGGATGCGGGTGCTCACACCGCGGCTGGACACCCCGCTGATCCAGGTGCCCGCCGTGATCCTGCGACCGCTGAACGCGGTCACCACCGCCTACTGGAAGCTCATCCGCCGGTTCGTATAG
- a CDS encoding acyltransferase family protein, whose amino-acid sequence MAPLKHEEYLAIRHFAALDGLRAIAAVMVVFSHFGGTKWHGMSGWLGVHMFFVISGYLITTLALREEGRKGRVSLRNFYIRRAFRIMPVYYVVLGATVLMHYLRGEYTSHNVGEVLPYYLTFNNEYIAAGQIFGHSWTLAIEQKFYLVWPLLAFALGALTLGKRLTVIATAMTLLAAALIVPFYTYGSASYIVILIGCLLAVVLHYPRGFAVLRYLTLPVFGLVFAVAVVVVQLNTKWFLASFGNEDVLVMTYGLAVALMLPGLFNGGPLLPLLANPVMRFIGERSYSLYLVQALTGTMIAATFPVLRIERTATVIAVTIASLIVADVLYRWVEVPMIGVGRDLITTLDSRKAAKTDPGADAKSKDAKGSEDTGDSAGAEDSTELAPARA is encoded by the coding sequence ATGGCCCCGCTCAAGCACGAGGAATACCTGGCGATCCGGCACTTCGCGGCCCTGGACGGGCTCCGGGCGATCGCGGCGGTGATGGTGGTGTTCTCCCACTTCGGGGGCACCAAGTGGCACGGCATGAGCGGCTGGCTCGGCGTGCACATGTTCTTCGTGATCTCGGGCTACCTGATCACCACGCTCGCGTTGCGCGAAGAGGGCCGCAAGGGCCGGGTGTCGCTGCGCAACTTCTACATCCGGCGCGCGTTCCGGATCATGCCGGTCTATTACGTGGTGCTTGGCGCGACGGTGTTGATGCACTACCTGCGCGGTGAGTACACCTCGCACAACGTCGGCGAAGTGCTGCCGTACTACCTCACGTTCAACAACGAGTACATCGCCGCGGGCCAGATCTTCGGTCACTCCTGGACGCTGGCGATCGAGCAGAAGTTCTACCTGGTGTGGCCGCTGCTCGCCTTCGCGCTCGGCGCGCTGACCCTCGGCAAGCGCCTCACGGTGATCGCCACCGCGATGACCCTGCTGGCCGCCGCCCTGATCGTGCCGTTCTACACCTACGGTTCCGCGTCATACATCGTGATCCTGATCGGCTGTCTGCTGGCCGTGGTGCTGCACTACCCGCGCGGCTTCGCGGTCCTGCGGTACCTGACCCTGCCGGTGTTCGGCTTGGTCTTCGCGGTCGCGGTCGTCGTGGTGCAGCTGAACACCAAGTGGTTCCTGGCCTCGTTCGGCAACGAGGACGTCCTCGTCATGACCTACGGCTTGGCGGTCGCGCTGATGCTGCCGGGTCTGTTCAACGGCGGGCCGCTGCTGCCGCTGCTGGCGAACCCGGTCATGCGGTTCATCGGTGAGCGGTCGTACTCGCTGTACCTGGTGCAGGCGCTCACCGGGACCATGATCGCGGCGACCTTCCCGGTGCTGCGGATCGAGCGGACCGCGACCGTGATCGCGGTGACGATCGCCAGTCTCATCGTGGCCGACGTCCTCTACCGCTGGGTGGAGGTGCCGATGATCGGTGTCGGCCGGGACCTCATCACGACTCTCGACAGCCGCAAGGCCGCCAAGACGGACCCGGGCGCGGACGCGAAGTCCAAGGACGCCAAGGGTTCCGAGGACACCGGCGACTCCGCGGGTGCCGAGGACTCGACCGAACTGGCGCCCGCGCGAGCCTGA
- a CDS encoding arabinofuranosyltransferase — protein sequence MPDSMVDVDRETVVTEKNPDRESRLRALCTGPAVVAVLTWLAATALFLFVEGRYNKLDPLTPRGAFIPLAIGAALLAGCAAVAVVRRRSGDRLVAVGAGLFAAWVALALRSALNLTPFGFGGLGADMGRMTAAVNRYTVTPWPSDTFIDGLPSEYPPLYPWLLGRIALLLDVPAWRLLGAAEVLLTSAAVLAAFLLWRRIVPAGAALVISASGLLVFGDPRKAFAIITLLVFLPWLLATFTETGKGRLHWLPAGLIGGLIMVTYNGWFPFGVVGVFAILVTAWRRSENRGAYVRHVLAVGLITTLMALPYMVPYLSAVLTKGGQGLGDLYQSFEITENGFPFLDPTLLGGLQLVGLIGLVWYRAKPWAWPMLWLVLGSYVFWLVMGLRYLLTDHTTLIHYVPRLTGVTLAAAGVLTLTSVVPVLIRRVGAVPPSRTGVAVLAVAMLWIGTTYWSAWRPVTAFGKTEADRTFGVLATFAHLEPLPDCSPVRTLPKGVRLDDFRPGCVPAVRVKEEVESVLGKGARPTILSADERLFAYLPWNAYMGTDRTSSSSLSRWDDRYAEVKRLMTITDPSELTRASAATEFGPIDAFMLFKGPDYWQAIDGGFVRERFDTQDWIIEDVSQYFVLVIRKP from the coding sequence GTGCCGGATTCGATGGTGGACGTCGACCGCGAGACGGTCGTGACCGAGAAGAACCCTGACAGAGAGTCGCGCCTTCGCGCGCTGTGCACAGGCCCCGCCGTGGTGGCGGTCCTCACCTGGCTGGCGGCGACGGCGCTGTTCCTGTTCGTGGAGGGTCGCTACAACAAGCTCGACCCGTTGACGCCTCGCGGCGCCTTCATCCCGCTGGCGATCGGCGCGGCGTTGTTGGCGGGCTGCGCGGCGGTCGCGGTGGTGCGCCGCCGATCCGGCGACCGCTTGGTCGCCGTCGGCGCGGGCCTGTTCGCCGCGTGGGTGGCGCTCGCGCTGCGGTCCGCGCTCAACCTGACTCCGTTCGGCTTCGGCGGCCTCGGCGCCGACATGGGCCGGATGACCGCGGCGGTCAACCGGTACACGGTCACGCCGTGGCCGTCCGACACGTTCATCGACGGCCTGCCGTCGGAATACCCGCCGCTGTACCCGTGGCTGCTCGGCCGGATCGCGTTGCTCCTCGACGTGCCCGCGTGGCGGCTGCTGGGCGCCGCGGAGGTGCTGCTCACCTCGGCCGCCGTGCTCGCCGCGTTCCTGCTGTGGCGCCGGATCGTGCCCGCGGGCGCGGCGCTCGTCATCAGCGCTTCCGGGCTGCTCGTCTTCGGTGACCCGCGCAAGGCGTTCGCGATCATCACGCTGCTGGTCTTCCTCCCGTGGCTGCTCGCGACATTCACCGAGACCGGCAAGGGCAGGCTGCACTGGTTGCCCGCCGGGCTCATCGGCGGCCTGATCATGGTGACCTACAACGGCTGGTTCCCGTTCGGCGTTGTCGGCGTGTTCGCCATCCTGGTGACCGCGTGGCGGCGCAGCGAGAACCGTGGCGCGTACGTCCGGCACGTGCTCGCCGTCGGCCTGATCACCACGCTGATGGCGCTGCCCTACATGGTCCCGTACCTCAGCGCCGTGCTGACGAAGGGCGGGCAGGGTCTCGGAGACCTGTACCAGTCCTTCGAGATCACCGAGAACGGCTTCCCGTTCCTCGACCCCACCCTGCTCGGGGGGCTGCAGCTCGTCGGGCTCATCGGTCTGGTCTGGTACCGGGCCAAGCCGTGGGCGTGGCCGATGCTCTGGCTGGTGCTCGGTTCCTATGTGTTCTGGCTGGTCATGGGCCTGCGCTACCTGTTGACCGACCACACCACCCTGATCCACTACGTGCCGCGGCTGACCGGCGTCACGCTGGCCGCCGCCGGTGTCCTCACGCTGACCTCGGTCGTCCCCGTGCTGATTCGCCGGGTCGGCGCCGTGCCGCCCAGCCGGACCGGTGTGGCAGTGCTGGCTGTGGCCATGCTGTGGATCGGCACGACGTACTGGTCCGCTTGGCGTCCGGTCACCGCGTTCGGCAAGACCGAGGCGGACCGCACCTTCGGCGTGCTCGCGACGTTCGCGCACCTGGAGCCGCTGCCCGACTGCTCGCCGGTGCGGACCCTGCCCAAGGGCGTGCGGCTCGACGACTTCCGGCCGGGCTGCGTTCCCGCCGTGCGGGTCAAGGAGGAGGTGGAGTCGGTCCTCGGCAAGGGGGCGCGGCCCACGATCCTGTCCGCGGACGAACGGCTCTTCGCGTACCTGCCGTGGAACGCGTACATGGGCACGGACCGCACCTCCAGCAGTTCACTGTCCCGTTGGGACGATCGCTACGCCGAAGTGAAGCGGCTCATGACGATCACCGACCCGAGCGAGCTCACGCGGGCCAGCGCGGCCACCGAGTTCGGGCCGATCGACGCCTTCATGCTGTTCAAGGGGCCCGACTACTGGCAGGCGATCGACGGCGGGTTCGTCCGGGAGCGGTTCGACACCCAGGACTGGATCATCGAGGACGTCAGCCAGTACTTCGTGCTCGTCATCCGCAAGCCATAG
- a CDS encoding MATE family efflux transporter encodes MTKSATPAPGSNPRSALRTLIDRVGRQSLVTADQLVFSAVAFAMQAAAIPVSTGAEYGIFTLVMMVQTGQWYIGRAIASEPMLVSRTAGDERSRGAAGSALALGLAVGIGSLIVGLFLDGTAQELLFIQAAASPLLGALDHARYVGYGRDRPLIALGVDGVWFGLLVAALVTVALVDELTPTRVYLLWAATGVLMSAVAIRLTGSPFAFGSVRRWLSDQWRLIPGFLVDAIYLAAGIYATFGMAIWATGLNDYGLLRKAMTPITALTVLFVGIGTALLAHLAGRSAKDVVRAPALVTALAAIVCAVSALIVLVLPADLMGTLLKADWSTLEPVVLFLLVYAFLLASGQTAMVAAKASGRAWVGPRVRTIQLICELALIALLGTQFGVVGAACGMALAWGVGAGIAWVGLTRHARADRAATS; translated from the coding sequence GTGACGAAGTCAGCGACACCGGCACCTGGGTCGAACCCGAGGTCAGCGCTGCGAACCTTGATCGACCGGGTCGGCAGGCAGTCCCTTGTGACCGCCGACCAACTCGTCTTCAGCGCCGTCGCGTTCGCCATGCAGGCCGCCGCGATCCCGGTGTCGACCGGCGCCGAGTACGGGATCTTCACGCTGGTCATGATGGTGCAGACCGGCCAGTGGTACATCGGCCGGGCAATCGCCTCGGAGCCGATGCTGGTGTCGCGGACCGCCGGGGACGAACGCTCGCGGGGCGCGGCGGGAAGCGCGCTCGCGCTCGGCCTCGCTGTCGGGATCGGGTCGCTGATCGTGGGCCTGTTCCTCGACGGAACCGCGCAAGAACTCCTGTTCATCCAGGCCGCGGCGTCGCCGCTGCTCGGCGCGCTCGACCACGCCCGCTACGTCGGCTACGGCCGCGACCGCCCGCTGATCGCGCTGGGCGTCGACGGTGTCTGGTTTGGTTTGTTGGTCGCCGCGCTGGTCACGGTCGCTCTCGTCGACGAGCTGACACCGACCCGGGTGTACCTGCTGTGGGCGGCGACCGGTGTGCTGATGTCCGCGGTCGCGATCCGGCTCACCGGCAGCCCGTTCGCCTTCGGGTCGGTTCGCCGATGGCTGTCGGACCAGTGGCGCCTGATCCCCGGCTTCCTGGTCGACGCCATCTACCTCGCCGCGGGCATCTACGCGACGTTCGGCATGGCCATCTGGGCGACCGGACTCAACGACTACGGCCTGCTCCGCAAGGCGATGACCCCGATCACCGCGCTGACCGTGCTCTTCGTCGGCATCGGGACCGCCCTGCTCGCCCATCTGGCGGGCCGCAGCGCCAAGGACGTGGTCCGCGCGCCCGCTCTGGTCACGGCGCTGGCGGCGATCGTGTGCGCGGTGAGCGCGCTGATCGTGCTCGTGCTGCCCGCCGACCTGATGGGCACCCTGCTCAAGGCCGACTGGTCCACCCTGGAGCCGGTCGTGCTGTTCCTGCTGGTCTACGCGTTCCTGTTGGCGTCGGGCCAGACCGCCATGGTGGCGGCCAAGGCGAGCGGCCGGGCGTGGGTCGGCCCGCGGGTCCGCACCATCCAGCTGATCTGCGAACTCGCCCTGATCGCCCTGCTCGGCACCCAGTTCGGCGTCGTGGGCGCGGCCTGCGGGATGGCCCTGGCCTGGGGAGTCGGCGCCGGGATCGCGTGGGTCGGACTGACCCGGCACGCGCGCGCCGACCGGGCTGCGACCAGCTGA
- a CDS encoding glycosyltransferase family 4 protein, which translates to MHLVDLPSCYPPHPGGLEAYAHELHRQLLAADPDLRITVLTSDTASKPGIEHLTDRWTVVRWPSWMPVSPYPVPKPGFHKLLREYCTPDSVMMTHTRFFYHAALASRFAASRGIRRVHIEHGSTPVQSGNGFVRLVANTVDATIAKVVLGKAAHVVAVSNSARDFVRDLSGREPTVVHRGMELPTDLKAEPTADDTVCFVGRLISGKGVADLLDATATLHSTGMKARLRICGDGPVRSALEAKAKTLGLGDHVEFLGAVDHATALKEIAAATVFVNPSWTEGLPTTVLEAAALGAAVVATDVGGTSEILDADRTGWLVPAQQPDALARALGEALGDAELRRSRGDALRATTAERFSWDHAVEVISAMLRGAPVPG; encoded by the coding sequence ATGCACCTGGTCGACCTCCCGTCCTGCTACCCACCTCATCCGGGCGGCCTGGAGGCCTACGCGCACGAGCTGCACCGCCAGCTCCTCGCGGCGGACCCCGATCTGCGGATCACGGTGCTCACGTCCGACACCGCGTCCAAGCCGGGGATCGAGCACCTCACCGACCGCTGGACCGTCGTGCGGTGGCCGTCGTGGATGCCGGTGTCGCCCTACCCGGTGCCCAAGCCCGGTTTCCACAAGCTGCTGCGGGAGTACTGCACACCGGATTCGGTGATGATGACCCACACGCGGTTCTTCTACCACGCCGCGCTGGCCTCGCGGTTCGCCGCGAGCCGGGGCATCCGCCGGGTGCACATCGAACACGGCTCGACGCCGGTGCAGAGCGGGAACGGATTCGTCCGGTTGGTCGCCAACACCGTCGACGCGACGATCGCGAAGGTGGTGCTGGGCAAGGCGGCGCACGTCGTCGCCGTGTCCAACTCGGCCCGCGACTTCGTCCGCGACCTGTCGGGCCGCGAGCCCACCGTGGTCCACCGCGGCATGGAACTGCCGACCGACCTTAAGGCCGAGCCGACCGCCGACGACACCGTCTGCTTTGTCGGCAGGCTCATCAGCGGCAAGGGCGTCGCGGACCTGCTCGACGCGACCGCGACCCTGCACTCCACCGGGATGAAGGCCCGCCTGCGGATCTGCGGCGACGGCCCGGTGCGCTCGGCCCTCGAAGCGAAGGCCAAGACGCTCGGACTCGGCGACCACGTCGAGTTCCTGGGCGCGGTCGACCATGCCACGGCGCTGAAGGAGATCGCGGCCGCCACGGTGTTCGTCAACCCGAGCTGGACCGAGGGCCTGCCCACCACCGTGCTCGAAGCCGCGGCGCTCGGCGCAGCGGTGGTCGCCACCGATGTCGGTGGCACGTCGGAGATCCTCGACGCCGACCGGACCGGTTGGCTGGTCCCCGCGCAGCAGCCCGACGCGCTCGCGCGGGCACTCGGCGAGGCCTTGGGCGACGCGGAACTGCGCCGTTCCCGGGGTGACGCGCTGCGCGCGACGACCGCGGAGCGGTTCTCCTGGGATCACGCCGTCGAGGTCATCTCCGCGATGCTGCGCGGCGCCCCGGTTCCGGGCTGA
- a CDS encoding glycosyltransferase family 2 protein: MTSPVSVVIPCAPKAEYLGETLRSVAAQTHDAWEVVLVLDGDCEQNRAAAAELGDRITVELTPKPRSGPAVGRNIGMAAARHDLIAFLDADDLCAPERLAVQAALLDERPDLGLVGAWSTKIDPSGEQVGVAHSVTGEDKVARTMLVFNCLTTSTIMTRKVLAEKLGGFDPRCVRLEDYDLWLRILAEAPGDVLPQELLGYRVHPEQYSRGGLLGPQTALIRKSKLKLGKRIGVGPVGVAARHLAWLGVQVANRRW; encoded by the coding sequence GTGACCTCACCGGTCTCCGTGGTGATTCCCTGCGCGCCGAAAGCCGAGTACCTCGGCGAGACCTTGCGGTCGGTGGCGGCGCAGACCCATGACGCGTGGGAAGTCGTGCTGGTCCTCGACGGCGACTGCGAGCAGAACCGCGCGGCGGCCGCCGAACTCGGCGACCGGATCACCGTGGAACTGACCCCGAAGCCGCGCAGCGGGCCCGCGGTCGGCCGCAACATCGGCATGGCCGCCGCCCGGCACGACCTCATCGCGTTCCTCGACGCCGACGACCTATGCGCACCCGAGCGGCTAGCCGTTCAGGCCGCCCTCCTCGACGAACGGCCTGACCTCGGGCTGGTCGGCGCGTGGTCGACAAAGATCGACCCGAGCGGTGAGCAGGTCGGGGTCGCGCATTCGGTCACCGGCGAGGACAAGGTCGCCCGCACGATGCTGGTGTTCAACTGCCTGACGACCTCGACGATCATGACCCGCAAGGTGCTCGCCGAGAAGCTCGGCGGCTTCGACCCGCGGTGCGTGCGCCTCGAGGACTACGACCTGTGGCTGCGGATCCTGGCTGAGGCCCCCGGGGACGTGCTGCCGCAGGAGTTGCTCGGGTACCGGGTGCACCCCGAGCAGTACAGCCGCGGTGGGCTGTTGGGCCCGCAGACCGCGTTGATCCGCAAGAGCAAGCTCAAGCTGGGCAAGCGGATCGGCGTCGGCCCGGTCGGCGTCGCGGCCCGCCACCTGGCCTGGCTCGGCGTGCAGGTGGCGAACCGCCGCTGGTGA